In the genome of Halictus rubicundus isolate RS-2024b chromosome 9, iyHalRubi1_principal, whole genome shotgun sequence, one region contains:
- the LOC143357326 gene encoding uncharacterized protein LOC143357326: MIAAPLYLLLILGVTRAEEVVRYDGYRLYKIFVPDTSGLEALKKIQDDDGYNFWGQPRVNDTTNVMMSPKKLEEFMSLVNATQLDPELMMDDVQRYIDDENPRRNTRGVFDWFGYHRLDVIYRWLDSLVAQHPEIVKPLTGGHSYEGRSIRGVKLSFKEGNPGVFIEGGIHAREWISPAVVTYILNELILSDDPRVRYMAESYDWYIFPVFNPDGYEYTHTRNRLWRKTRRPSGRGCYGADPNRNWNFHWAEGGTSSNPCSEIYPGNKPFSEIETKTMSEYIGNIHDKIFSYIAFHSYSQLLLIPYGHTNKRVENYADLFQIGNYSINALSKRYGTRYKVGNIVDVIYVASGGSMDWVRGTYKIPVTFTYELRDTGRYGFILPADQILPTAEETLDSLVAMFQEASKLGYGKLYSNMWKVVLLALVALATAEQIRYDNYKVFRVTPQTEDQLEIVRHLENISDSYSFWKGPSQVGNYADVMVAPHKEPEFIETMEKFGVAHETFVPDVQTLIDSEQSQVQPQAGFDLKNYHKLEEIYSYLDSLAKAYPGKVQVVVGGKTYEGRQIKGVKLTFGKNKPGIFLEGGIHAREWISPATVLYTLNELLTSKQPDVRALADNHEWYIFPVFNPDGYVYTHTKNRLWRKTRKPYNSLCYGSDPNRNWGYKWMSGGASNNPCSETYGGSSAFSDTETKTMSQYITSISNKFYAYLSFHSYSQLLLFPYGHTKQHLENYNDSLQIGQKSIQALARRYGTKYQTGNIAETIYVATGSSVDWVKGTFHKPVTYTYELRDTGRHGFLLPADQIEPTALETLDSLVAMFKEAKARGYE, encoded by the exons ATGATAGCGGCACCATTGTATTTGCTTCTCATTCTCGGAGTGACTCGTGCCGAAGAGGTGGTGCGATACGATGGATACAGATTGTATAAAATCTTTGTTCCGGACACTTCCGGTCTCGAAGCACTCAAGAAGATACAAGATGATGACGGTTATAATTTCTGGGGACAGCCAAGGGTCAACGATACTACGAATGTTATGATGTCACCGAAGAAACTCGAAGAATTCATGAGCCTTGTCAATGCAACGCAGCTTGATCCTGAATTGATGATGGACGATGTGCAACGGTACATCGATGACGAAAATCCACGGCGAAACACGCGGGGAGTGTTTGATTGGTTTGGCTACCATCGACTGGACGTA ATTTATCGTTGGCTAGACTCTCTTGTCGCGCAACATCCTGAAATCGTGAAACCATTAACCGGTGGTCACAGTTACGAGGGGAGAAGCATAAGAGGAGTCAAGCTCTCGTTCAAGGAAGGAAATCCTGGAGTATTCATCGAAGGCGGAATTCATGCCAGAGAATGGATATCACCTGCCGTTGTAACATACATCCTGAATGAATTAATACTAAGCGACGATCCCCGTGTTCGATACATGGCCGAGTCTTACGACTGGTACATCTTCCCGGTATTCAACCCGGATGGTTACGAGTACACGCATACCAGG AATCGTCTCTGGCGAAAAACTAGACGACCAAGTGGAAGGGGATGCTATGGCGCTGATCCGAACAGGAATTGGAACTTCCATTGGGCAG AGGGTGGTACCAGTTCGAATCCATGCAGCGAGATCTACCCAGGCAACAAACCGTTCTCAGAGATTGAAACGAAGACTATGTCGGAATACATCGGCAACATTCACGACAAGATATTCTCGTACATAGCTTTCCACAGTTACAGCCAACTGTTGCTCATCCCTTACGGTCACACGAACAAAAGGGTTGAAAACTACGCGGACCTGTTCCAAATCGGAAACTACTCCATAAACGCTCTGTCGAAGAGATACGGGACAAGATACAAAGTCGGAAATATAGTCGATGTAATAT ATGTTGCATCTGGAGGATCTATGGATTGGGTACGCGGAACTTACAAGATTCCTGTGACATTCACATACGAGCTTCGAGACACAGGAAGATATGGTTTTATTTTACCAGCAGATCAAATTTTACCCACTGCAGAAGAGACTTTGGACTCTTTGGTCGCCATGTTTCAGGAAGCATCGAAACTCGGATATGGA aaat TATACAGTAACATGTGGAAGGTCGTTCTCCTGGCGCTGGTCGCCTTAGCGACAGCTGAGCAAATCAGGTATGACAACTACAAGGTGTTCCGTGTAACTCCTCAAACTGAGGACCAACTGGAAATTGTGCGTCACCTCGAAAACATTTCTGACTCG TACTCCTTCTGGAAAGGGCCCAGCCAAGTCGGCAACTATGCCGACGTGATGGTAGCTCCCCACAAGGAACCGGAGTTCATCGAAACGATGGAGAAGTTCGGAGTCGCCCACGAGACTTTCGTTCCTGACGTTCAGACCCTGATCGACAGCGAACAATCACAAGTCCAACCTCAGGCAGGATTCGACCTTAAAAACTACCACAAGTTGGAAGAGATCTACTCCTACTTGGACAGTTTGGCCAAGGCCTATCCCGGCAAGGTCCAAGTGGTTGTTGGTGGAAAGACTTACGAGGGTCGCCAAATCAAAGGTGTCAAGTTGACTTTTGGCAAGAACAAACCCGGAATCTTCCTCGAAGGTGGCATTCACGCTAGAGAATGGATCTCCCCTGCTACCGTCTTGTACACGCTGAACGAACTGTTGACTAGCAAGCAACCCGATGTTAGGGCACTGGCTGATAACCACGAATGGTACATCTTCCCCGTTTTCAACCCTGACGGATACGTCTACACGCACACCAAG AACCGTTTATGGAGAAAGACACGCAAACCATACAACTCCCTGTGTTACGGAAGTGACCCTAACAGGAACTGGGGCTACAAATGGATGT CGGGCGGTGCTAGCAACAACCCATGCAGCGAGACTTATGGAGGAAGCTCTGCATTCTCTGACACGGAAACCAAGACTATGTCTCAATACATCACATCGATCTCGAACAAATTCTACGCCTATCTTTCTTTCCACAGTTATTCGCAGCTCTTGCTGTTCCCTTACGGGCACACGAAACAACATTTGGAAAACTACAATGACTCT CTCCAAATCGGCCAGAAGTCCATCCAGGCCCTTGCTAGACGCTATGGAACCAAATACCAAACCGGAAACATCGCTGAAACTATTT ACGTTGCTACTGGAAGCTCAGTAGATTGGGTGAAGGGTACCTTCCACAAGCCAGTGACGTACACTTATGAACTTCGTGACACTGGCCGTCATGGTTTCCTGCTTCCGGCTGACCAAATTGAACCCACAGCTCTGGAAACCCTGGATTCTTTGGTCGCCATGTTCAAAGAAGCTAAGGCCCGTGGATACGAATAA